The proteins below are encoded in one region of Planctopirus limnophila DSM 3776:
- the argJ gene encoding bifunctional glutamate N-acetyltransferase/amino-acid acetyltransferase ArgJ, with translation MTTPLPAGFQTAAVEAGVKPGTSRLDLALFISEAPCAAAGVFTTNLVCGAPVKVSRERLPRGTARGVVINAGNANACTGEQGIRDAEAMATAVGQAIGCPGEDILVCSTGVIGRLLPIEKIVTAIGVAGQQLSPTTESFDKAARSIMTTDTFPKQVTRELHLAGGSVRITGVCKGAAMIAPNMATMLGVIMTDAKSSPEVLQEALSAAVADSFNCISVDGHESTSDSVILLANGLSQVDCTGGEAKVLFSKAVADVAMELAQLIIKDAEGASHFVTIDVTGCRSREEAFRIAKTVADSALVKTAICGADPNWGRIVSAAGYAGVPLKEEDVSLWVNGIALYEAGVPLAFDAAFASKSMRENRDIHIDLRLTHGNGSIRFWTSDLTKEYVALNADYTT, from the coding sequence ATGACGACACCATTGCCTGCCGGATTTCAGACTGCTGCTGTGGAAGCTGGTGTGAAGCCGGGAACCAGCCGGCTGGACTTGGCGCTCTTTATTTCCGAGGCACCGTGTGCGGCTGCTGGCGTATTCACGACAAATCTGGTGTGCGGAGCCCCAGTCAAGGTTTCCCGTGAGCGTTTGCCTCGGGGAACGGCGAGGGGTGTGGTGATCAATGCGGGGAATGCCAACGCCTGCACCGGCGAGCAGGGGATTCGTGATGCCGAGGCAATGGCGACAGCGGTGGGCCAGGCCATTGGTTGCCCGGGCGAGGATATCCTCGTTTGTTCCACCGGCGTGATTGGGCGGCTGCTGCCTATTGAGAAAATTGTCACGGCTATTGGAGTCGCGGGCCAGCAGCTTTCCCCAACGACCGAATCATTCGACAAAGCTGCCCGCTCGATCATGACGACAGACACCTTTCCCAAACAGGTCACGCGCGAGCTGCACCTGGCGGGAGGAAGCGTCCGCATTACGGGCGTGTGCAAAGGGGCCGCAATGATCGCCCCCAACATGGCCACCATGCTCGGCGTTATTATGACCGATGCCAAGTCTTCGCCGGAAGTTCTGCAGGAAGCACTTTCTGCGGCAGTGGCCGACAGCTTTAACTGCATCAGCGTCGATGGTCACGAAAGCACCAGCGATTCGGTCATTCTGCTGGCAAATGGGCTTTCTCAAGTTGACTGCACCGGCGGCGAGGCGAAAGTTCTGTTCTCCAAGGCGGTCGCTGATGTGGCCATGGAACTGGCTCAACTGATCATCAAGGACGCCGAAGGGGCCTCTCATTTTGTGACCATCGATGTGACGGGCTGCCGATCACGAGAAGAAGCGTTCAGAATCGCCAAGACCGTGGCAGACAGTGCCTTGGTGAAGACGGCGATCTGCGGGGCCGATCCGAACTGGGGCCGCATTGTATCCGCTGCCGGTTATGCGGGCGTGCCCCTCAAGGAAGAAGATGTTTCGTTGTGGGTCAATGGCATTGCCTTGTACGAAGCTGGTGTCCCGCTGGCTTTTGACGCCGCTTTTGCTTCGAAATCGATGCGAGAAAATCGCGACATCCACATCGATCTGCGACTGACTCACGGGAACGGAAGCATTCGCTTCTGGACCAGCGACCTCACTAAAGAATACGTCGCCCTCAACGCCGACTACACAACGTAA
- a CDS encoding DUF1579 domain-containing protein: MEKVIPRAEHKWLQNIAGNWTYELECSMGPDLTPEKSSGPMSARMLGDVWVVMESESKAPQSGETVHSVWTLGFDPQKERVVGSFVCSVMTYFWTYNGKIDFDSNTMTLDAPGPGFGDPSRIVDYQDIIQFIDQDYFVLRSQMKLESGEWVPFMRGDYRRTPKTID, from the coding sequence ATGGAAAAAGTCATTCCCCGGGCAGAGCACAAGTGGTTGCAGAACATCGCTGGGAACTGGACTTATGAGTTGGAATGCTCCATGGGGCCGGATCTCACACCCGAGAAATCATCCGGTCCGATGTCTGCCCGCATGCTGGGTGATGTCTGGGTCGTGATGGAATCAGAGTCCAAGGCCCCACAGAGCGGCGAGACAGTTCACAGTGTGTGGACATTGGGCTTTGATCCCCAGAAAGAGCGAGTTGTCGGCTCTTTCGTCTGCTCCGTGATGACCTACTTCTGGACCTATAATGGCAAGATCGATTTTGATAGCAACACGATGACTCTCGATGCCCCAGGCCCGGGTTTTGGTGATCCTTCCAGGATTGTCGACTATCAGGATATTATTCAGTTCATTGACCAGGATTACTTCGTTCTCAGGTCACAAATGAAGCTGGAAAGCGGAGAATGGGTCCCCTTCATGCGCGGCGACTACCGCCGCACGCCAAAAACTATCGACTGA
- a CDS encoding methyltransferase, with product MPVSRSWLERIGDWLHRRVVRRFVRWNSESMAFLVSQLPIMFGAVAAMVRLGGFEALLKRPQSLEELAETLQVDAHSLVHILRPLLAMHFIDRDVHDIYSIGPLGREYTSQGRQPFAAWVELVDRIQVPVMSQLPDAIRAGEPLTRFVYHKTCWEVMAEHPGTCELHDVACGRWTELCVDEVAKCCDFSNVKTLIDIGGGRGAFLAAMLRAAPHVSGAVYDRQETHAAAGEMFCGKGVADRAEHLVGNFFEEVPAGRDLYTIKHVLHDWDDESVRKILSNIRRAMSAHSKLLIVEGSVDHNVAPGEIVRSLFDLHQYAATWGCSRTFDEFARLCADSGLHLQRVIPTRLIDPQIMECVPA from the coding sequence GTGCCTGTCTCGCGGAGCTGGCTGGAGCGGATCGGAGATTGGCTGCATCGCCGCGTGGTACGTCGTTTTGTGCGGTGGAACTCAGAAAGTATGGCATTTCTGGTCTCCCAACTGCCGATCATGTTTGGAGCAGTTGCCGCCATGGTGCGACTAGGAGGGTTTGAAGCTCTGCTCAAACGCCCGCAATCACTGGAGGAACTCGCAGAGACTCTGCAGGTTGATGCGCACTCCTTAGTACATATCTTGCGACCACTCCTGGCCATGCATTTCATTGATCGTGACGTTCACGACATCTATTCCATTGGCCCACTAGGCCGTGAATATACAAGCCAGGGGAGGCAACCTTTTGCTGCCTGGGTCGAACTGGTCGACCGTATTCAGGTTCCCGTCATGTCTCAATTACCAGATGCTATCCGGGCTGGAGAACCACTGACGCGGTTCGTCTATCATAAGACCTGCTGGGAAGTGATGGCCGAACATCCCGGGACTTGTGAACTCCATGATGTCGCCTGCGGACGCTGGACGGAACTTTGTGTCGATGAAGTGGCGAAATGCTGCGACTTCTCGAATGTAAAGACACTCATCGACATTGGTGGCGGGCGCGGTGCCTTTTTAGCGGCCATGTTGCGTGCAGCCCCGCATGTTTCTGGAGCGGTTTATGATCGCCAGGAAACTCATGCGGCTGCTGGCGAGATGTTTTGCGGAAAAGGTGTGGCAGATCGAGCCGAACATCTCGTGGGGAACTTTTTTGAGGAAGTACCCGCAGGCAGAGATCTCTATACGATCAAGCATGTCCTGCACGACTGGGATGACGAGAGTGTCCGCAAGATTCTATCGAATATCCGACGGGCGATGTCGGCACACTCGAAACTGCTGATTGTCGAAGGTTCGGTGGATCATAACGTCGCACCGGGTGAGATTGTCCGCAGTCTTTTCGATCTGCATCAGTATGCCGCCACCTGGGGTTGTTCGCGCACTTTTGATGAGTTCGCACGGCTGTGTGCGGATTCCGGTCTCCACCTGCAGCGCGTGATCCCGACACGCCTCATCGACCCCCAGATTATGGAATGCGTCCCTGCATAG
- the uvrA gene encoding excinuclease ABC subunit UvrA gives MTRSEITIRGAREHNLRDVSLVLPKNKLIVMTGVSGSGKSSLAFDTLYAEGQRRYIESLSTYARQFLGSMPKPDVDSITGLAPSISIQQKTAGRNPRSTVGTITEIYDYLRVLFARVGQAECHQCHRPITSQSPENIVEQILILPAGTKFQILAPLIQRQKGEFKDLFVDLLKQGYLRARVDGKFISLSESLQLDKQMKHTIDVVIDRLVAGKSTRQRVAEAVENALKLANGQLIVLQDSPEEFLSAAIQSEDDSPSQENPSEQFFATAYACTHCGISYDPPSPQLFSFNSPQGMCADCNGLGMRHDFLLDRLIPDESLSIQKGALALSGKLSKLGRWRRHLIDGVAAAIEKTLSLKPGEFLKTPWNELPQGARDLFLDGLGNQHVTYSFKHSGGVWKHGGKYTGYVRELLEEYRKAKNPMRRRQLEKYMEVVGCSTCHGSRLNAQACNYFISSQALEMTTPAIARSGSSSAASQAKKQRLSLPGVCHLSVGEAFEFFEQLDLDPTSQYIAEEVLKEIRGRLGFLLRCGLDYLALDRTAPTLSGGESQRIRLAGQIGCGLVGVVYILDEPSIGLHPRDNEMLLGSLQDLRDQGNTVIVVEHDDETMKAADHIIDFGPGPGVRGGKVVHEGSLEALLANEESETGAYLSGRKQIEIRETRRSGIGTSISIQGCTHHNLQNVDVEFPLGKFICVTGVSGSGKSSLINDILWPLLNREVNLGEGAPGAHQSFDNLALVDKAIDIDQSPIGRTPRSNPTTYVKLFDLIRDLYTQLPDSKTRGFKPGRFSFNVPGGRCEACEGHGSNKLEMDFLADIWVTCPVCQGRRFNKETLEVRFKGKNIAEVLDMDVQTALEHFENLPKIKNLLQTLHDVGLDYIKLGQPSPTLSGGEAQRIKLAKELGKRSTGKTVYILDEPTTGLHFVDIAHLLRVLHGFVDAGNTVIVVEHNLDVIKTADWVIDLGPEGGKGGGRIIAQGTPEMVAQCEASYTGRFLARVLEASGRSISQPVSLGSAATSTGKGQGTKKRRKSTADHVVEMPQKSVARTFPPETKVASPSRWQAALPLKQQDREAQTNIVIRGASQHNLQKISLDIPRDQMSVFCGPSGSGKTSLAMDTLYAEGQRRYVESLSSYARQFLGQMPKPKVEHIHGLQPSIAIEQKTVGHTPRSTVGTTTEIYDYLRVLYARLGTQHCPDCRIAVESQTTDDVIDLLMAKPEGTRLLVLAPQEVPVGQQYAKVWERLKEQGFSRVRVDGTTYRLEEVPEIDRRRKHVVEIVIDRVTIASGSRRRLADSVEAAFDQGKGVIRVAFVDDDKPENSWKVQPFSLFRACSQCGRSFETLAPHNFSFNSPLGWCESCEGLGTQQGTNLAALIGDPTRTLREGAISAWPDPRQSPAMFELLDALSRGVGLSLDTPFNQLEPAEQRLVLFGAGEQWFTVYQVAQPAAAKKSSTKAAAKSKKSSTADQAVKYRFQFKGLYPALEEASRVSYSFRQSLFDLIGEVPCSSCSGSRLREDASAVRLQGKTLQQLCELPLNKAQEFLHGLTLNKTQQKIAGDLLEEGAGRLDFLVDVGLHYLTLSRTLPTLSGGESQRIRLAGQLGRALTGVLYVLDEPTIGLHPSDNGRLLQALKKLRDLGNTVVLVEHDREVLAAADRLYDFGPGSGRLGGLVTAEGTPHEIEHCDDSLTGRFLSLKEDILVPTERRVPARFGRSQAPVDRAKSGAATKGKAKAQVAATTKASASKPLFWLELIGARQNNLRNVDLRIPLGALTAITGVSGSGKSSLIADTLGKAIARKLHRSSEQPGPYDELLGLDYLSKLIVVDQQPLGNTPASNPATYTGVFEHIRELFAHLPESKVRGYRPARFSFNRAGGRCETCEGNGQKLIEMHFLPDLWVECDTCHGRRYNPETLAVKFQGKNIADVLEMPISEAVKLFESFPKIRGPLAVLDAIGLGYLTLGQPAPTLSGGEAQRVKLAAELARPSTGSTLYLLDEPTTGLHFDDIRKLLKILQSLVDAGNTVVVIEHNLDVIKTCDWIVDLGPAAGSEGGYIVATGTPEDLVRIAQGEVPDDDPSKKNPQQHVSLTAQCLAPVLEASRKGAREVFDAKAALARRRDDLDLKSLGKSAKMPWEVDGRKWHLVDHLANSGRPAKWPVSLLETIFEPLEEDSGVTVVWNDRSVIEAKSKGIPSWFIHALTGDEWLLQAKFRVAKGTFDQTELAESLDLLDIDDLDELPIYNRAERVRVKAMAGGLQEVTISLAKADDVATPAFASFFKEALASYLSLGEKAEASNPEDLMPWKKLGRKWHVMRKGFLKGKVLWEPAVAEALFELMETTFPAAEVDWTQKMLVKYRVVPAKADAKAGAKPRVLANIITKRTGSLDLELFAPAGTAGSKPITLGEIRDLGEDPAIETNSDGEQVIKLSFVTADQVKKPTLLKLLKKLGGI, from the coding sequence ATGACCAGATCTGAAATCACGATTCGTGGTGCCCGAGAACATAATCTGCGTGACGTCAGCCTGGTTTTGCCCAAGAACAAACTGATTGTTATGACGGGCGTCAGTGGCTCGGGCAAGAGCTCTCTCGCCTTTGATACGCTCTACGCCGAAGGTCAACGGCGGTACATCGAATCCCTCTCGACGTACGCGAGGCAATTCCTGGGATCGATGCCCAAGCCGGATGTCGATTCGATCACCGGGCTGGCTCCTTCGATCTCGATTCAACAGAAAACGGCTGGTCGAAATCCGCGCAGTACCGTGGGTACGATCACCGAGATATACGATTACCTGCGAGTGCTGTTTGCCCGGGTTGGCCAAGCCGAATGCCACCAATGCCATCGCCCGATCACTTCCCAGTCTCCTGAGAACATCGTCGAGCAGATTCTCATTTTACCTGCCGGAACAAAGTTTCAGATCCTGGCACCACTCATTCAGCGTCAGAAGGGTGAGTTTAAGGATCTTTTCGTTGATCTTCTCAAGCAGGGTTATCTCCGCGCCAGGGTTGATGGCAAATTCATTTCGCTGAGCGAAAGTCTGCAGCTTGATAAGCAGATGAAGCACACGATTGATGTGGTGATTGACCGCCTGGTGGCCGGGAAATCGACTCGCCAGCGTGTGGCCGAAGCTGTAGAAAATGCGCTCAAACTGGCGAATGGGCAACTCATTGTTTTGCAGGATTCTCCCGAAGAATTCCTCTCTGCCGCTATTCAGAGTGAAGACGATTCGCCGTCTCAGGAGAATCCGAGCGAACAGTTTTTTGCCACGGCTTATGCCTGCACCCATTGCGGTATCAGTTACGATCCTCCCTCGCCGCAACTTTTCAGTTTCAACAGCCCTCAAGGGATGTGTGCCGACTGCAACGGTCTCGGGATGCGGCACGATTTTTTACTTGATCGGCTCATTCCCGATGAATCCCTTTCTATCCAGAAGGGAGCACTCGCACTTTCAGGTAAACTTTCCAAGCTGGGCCGTTGGCGCAGGCATCTCATTGATGGCGTGGCTGCGGCGATTGAAAAAACACTGAGCCTCAAGCCCGGTGAGTTCCTGAAAACCCCGTGGAATGAACTGCCCCAGGGGGCGCGCGATCTCTTCCTGGATGGGCTGGGCAATCAGCATGTGACGTACAGTTTCAAGCACTCGGGCGGAGTGTGGAAGCATGGTGGGAAGTACACAGGCTATGTCCGCGAACTGCTCGAAGAGTACCGTAAAGCCAAAAACCCGATGCGCCGCAGGCAGCTTGAAAAGTATATGGAAGTCGTGGGGTGCAGCACTTGCCACGGTTCGCGACTCAACGCTCAGGCCTGCAACTATTTTATCTCCAGCCAAGCATTGGAGATGACTACGCCGGCGATAGCACGCAGCGGTTCCTCATCGGCGGCTTCCCAGGCGAAAAAACAGCGTCTGTCACTTCCTGGGGTTTGCCATCTCAGTGTGGGTGAAGCTTTCGAGTTTTTTGAACAGCTCGATCTGGATCCGACTTCGCAATATATCGCTGAAGAAGTTCTTAAAGAGATTCGTGGCCGCCTGGGTTTTCTTTTGCGCTGCGGTCTCGATTACCTCGCGCTGGATCGGACGGCACCGACGCTCAGTGGTGGAGAAAGTCAGCGGATTCGTCTGGCTGGGCAGATTGGCTGTGGCCTTGTGGGTGTGGTTTATATTCTCGATGAACCATCGATTGGCCTGCACCCTCGCGATAACGAAATGCTGCTGGGGAGCCTGCAGGATCTTCGCGATCAGGGTAATACCGTGATCGTGGTGGAGCATGACGATGAAACGATGAAGGCTGCCGATCACATTATCGACTTTGGCCCCGGCCCCGGTGTTCGTGGTGGAAAAGTTGTTCATGAAGGGAGTCTTGAGGCACTTCTGGCGAATGAAGAAAGTGAAACGGGAGCTTATCTCTCCGGCCGCAAGCAGATCGAAATCCGCGAAACACGTCGCTCAGGAATAGGAACATCCATCTCGATACAAGGTTGCACGCATCACAACCTGCAAAATGTCGATGTCGAGTTTCCACTGGGGAAGTTCATCTGCGTGACCGGTGTTTCCGGTTCAGGGAAGAGCTCGCTGATTAACGATATTCTGTGGCCGCTGCTCAATCGCGAAGTCAATCTTGGTGAAGGTGCTCCCGGTGCTCATCAGAGTTTTGACAATCTCGCATTGGTCGATAAGGCCATCGATATTGATCAGTCACCGATTGGTCGTACACCCCGGTCGAACCCTACCACCTATGTCAAACTCTTCGACCTGATTCGTGATCTTTACACACAACTTCCCGATTCTAAAACCCGCGGGTTTAAGCCGGGACGCTTCAGTTTTAACGTCCCTGGCGGTCGTTGCGAGGCCTGCGAAGGGCATGGTTCGAACAAGCTTGAAATGGACTTTCTTGCCGATATCTGGGTGACCTGCCCGGTCTGCCAGGGACGCCGATTTAATAAAGAGACGCTGGAGGTGCGTTTCAAGGGTAAGAACATTGCTGAAGTCCTCGATATGGATGTTCAGACGGCACTTGAACATTTTGAAAACCTCCCCAAGATCAAAAATCTGCTGCAGACTTTGCACGATGTGGGCCTCGACTACATCAAGCTGGGGCAGCCCTCTCCTACCCTCTCTGGTGGTGAAGCTCAGCGGATTAAACTCGCGAAAGAACTTGGCAAACGCAGCACTGGCAAAACCGTCTACATTCTCGACGAACCGACAACTGGCCTGCACTTCGTTGATATCGCCCACCTGCTGCGGGTGTTGCATGGCTTTGTGGATGCCGGGAATACCGTCATTGTCGTGGAGCATAATCTTGATGTCATCAAGACGGCCGACTGGGTGATCGATCTGGGGCCCGAAGGTGGCAAAGGTGGTGGCAGGATTATCGCACAGGGGACACCAGAAATGGTGGCCCAATGTGAGGCCTCATACACGGGTCGCTTTCTGGCCAGAGTCCTTGAGGCGAGCGGTCGATCAATATCTCAGCCCGTTTCACTGGGGTCCGCAGCCACCTCCACTGGCAAGGGGCAGGGAACGAAGAAAAGACGCAAAAGCACGGCAGATCACGTGGTTGAGATGCCACAAAAAAGTGTGGCTCGAACTTTTCCTCCTGAGACAAAAGTCGCTTCACCTTCCCGCTGGCAAGCAGCTTTGCCACTCAAGCAGCAAGACCGTGAAGCACAGACCAACATCGTCATTCGCGGGGCCTCCCAGCACAACCTGCAGAAAATCAGTCTCGATATCCCTCGCGATCAGATGAGTGTCTTCTGTGGCCCCAGTGGTTCCGGCAAAACGTCACTCGCCATGGATACGCTCTACGCGGAAGGCCAGCGGCGATACGTCGAGTCCCTTTCGTCGTATGCCCGGCAGTTTCTTGGTCAGATGCCCAAGCCCAAAGTCGAGCATATTCACGGTCTTCAGCCTTCGATTGCGATTGAGCAGAAGACGGTCGGCCACACGCCGCGCTCGACGGTCGGCACCACGACGGAAATTTACGATTATCTGCGTGTCCTCTATGCCCGCCTGGGAACGCAACATTGCCCCGACTGTCGCATCGCGGTGGAATCGCAAACCACCGACGATGTGATCGATCTCCTCATGGCCAAGCCGGAAGGCACCAGACTGCTGGTTCTGGCACCGCAGGAAGTTCCCGTTGGCCAGCAGTACGCCAAAGTGTGGGAACGGCTGAAAGAACAGGGCTTCAGCCGGGTACGTGTGGACGGCACCACCTATCGACTGGAAGAAGTTCCCGAAATCGACCGCCGGCGAAAGCATGTCGTCGAAATTGTCATTGATCGCGTCACGATTGCCTCGGGCAGCCGCCGCCGTCTGGCTGATTCTGTCGAGGCAGCCTTTGATCAGGGCAAAGGCGTGATTCGTGTCGCCTTCGTCGATGACGACAAGCCGGAGAACTCGTGGAAAGTTCAGCCCTTCAGTCTGTTTCGTGCCTGCTCGCAATGCGGCAGAAGTTTTGAGACATTGGCACCACACAACTTCTCGTTCAACAGTCCCTTGGGATGGTGCGAAAGCTGTGAAGGTCTGGGCACTCAGCAGGGCACGAACCTTGCGGCTCTCATTGGTGATCCCACACGAACTTTACGCGAAGGAGCCATTTCGGCCTGGCCAGACCCTCGGCAATCTCCCGCAATGTTCGAACTGTTGGACGCCCTGAGCCGGGGAGTCGGCCTTTCGCTCGACACGCCATTTAATCAGCTCGAACCGGCTGAGCAGCGACTGGTTCTCTTCGGGGCTGGCGAGCAGTGGTTCACGGTTTACCAGGTGGCTCAGCCCGCAGCGGCCAAAAAGTCGAGCACCAAAGCAGCAGCGAAATCGAAGAAATCATCCACGGCCGATCAAGCCGTCAAATACCGCTTCCAGTTCAAAGGGCTGTACCCGGCTCTCGAAGAAGCCTCACGCGTTTCGTACTCATTCCGCCAATCGCTGTTCGATTTGATTGGTGAAGTTCCCTGCTCTTCATGCAGTGGCAGCCGCTTGAGAGAAGATGCCTCTGCCGTGCGCCTGCAAGGGAAGACTTTGCAGCAGTTGTGCGAATTGCCACTCAATAAAGCTCAAGAGTTTCTGCATGGACTTACACTCAACAAAACCCAACAGAAGATCGCGGGAGACCTGCTGGAAGAAGGGGCTGGTCGCCTTGATTTTCTGGTTGATGTCGGTCTGCATTACCTCACCTTGAGCCGCACACTTCCGACGCTATCCGGCGGAGAAAGCCAGCGGATTCGATTAGCGGGTCAGTTGGGCCGGGCGTTGACAGGTGTGCTGTATGTTCTCGATGAACCGACCATCGGGCTGCATCCCAGCGATAACGGGCGTCTGCTGCAGGCACTGAAGAAGCTGCGCGATCTTGGCAACACTGTGGTGCTCGTCGAGCATGATCGCGAAGTTCTCGCAGCCGCCGATCGATTGTACGATTTCGGCCCCGGTTCTGGCAGGTTGGGTGGCCTTGTCACAGCGGAAGGAACACCACACGAGATCGAACACTGCGACGACTCGCTCACGGGCAGATTTCTCTCTCTTAAGGAAGATATTCTCGTTCCGACCGAACGCCGTGTCCCTGCGAGGTTTGGCAGAAGCCAGGCACCAGTTGATCGGGCGAAATCAGGTGCTGCGACGAAAGGGAAGGCCAAGGCTCAGGTGGCAGCCACAACCAAGGCTTCTGCAAGCAAGCCTCTCTTCTGGCTGGAGTTGATTGGGGCCCGCCAGAACAATCTTCGCAATGTTGATTTGCGGATTCCTCTGGGGGCACTGACAGCCATCACGGGTGTGTCCGGAAGTGGCAAAAGCTCCTTGATCGCCGACACTCTCGGCAAAGCCATTGCCCGCAAACTGCATCGTTCGAGCGAACAGCCCGGGCCATACGATGAACTTCTCGGGCTGGATTACCTCAGCAAGTTGATTGTTGTCGATCAGCAGCCACTCGGAAACACCCCTGCCTCCAACCCCGCGACTTATACAGGCGTCTTCGAACACATTCGTGAGCTGTTTGCTCATCTTCCTGAATCAAAGGTGCGCGGATATCGACCCGCCCGCTTCAGCTTCAACCGGGCTGGTGGTCGCTGCGAGACCTGCGAAGGGAATGGCCAGAAACTCATTGAAATGCACTTCCTCCCCGATCTCTGGGTCGAGTGCGATACCTGCCACGGACGCCGCTACAATCCTGAAACTCTGGCGGTCAAGTTCCAGGGGAAGAACATTGCCGATGTGCTTGAGATGCCCATTTCCGAAGCCGTCAAGTTGTTTGAGAGCTTCCCCAAAATTCGCGGGCCGCTGGCAGTTCTTGATGCGATTGGTCTCGGTTATCTGACCCTCGGCCAGCCTGCGCCGACCCTTTCCGGCGGCGAGGCCCAGCGCGTCAAGCTCGCGGCTGAACTCGCCCGTCCCAGTACTGGCAGCACCCTTTACCTGCTGGATGAGCCAACGACAGGCCTCCATTTTGATGATATCCGCAAGCTGCTCAAGATCCTGCAAAGCCTGGTCGATGCGGGGAATACCGTCGTCGTCATTGAACACAACCTCGATGTGATCAAAACCTGCGACTGGATTGTTGATCTCGGCCCCGCTGCCGGCAGCGAAGGGGGCTACATCGTGGCGACGGGAACTCCTGAAGATCTCGTCCGCATCGCTCAAGGGGAAGTTCCAGATGATGACCCATCGAAGAAAAATCCTCAGCAGCATGTCTCGTTGACTGCTCAATGTCTCGCCCCGGTTCTGGAAGCGAGCCGCAAGGGAGCCCGCGAAGTCTTTGATGCGAAGGCCGCCCTCGCGCGCCGACGGGATGATCTTGATCTCAAGTCGCTCGGCAAGAGTGCCAAAATGCCCTGGGAGGTCGATGGCCGCAAGTGGCATCTGGTCGATCACCTGGCCAATTCGGGTCGTCCTGCGAAATGGCCTGTCTCGCTTCTGGAAACGATCTTTGAACCGTTAGAGGAGGATTCAGGCGTCACTGTTGTCTGGAATGATCGCAGTGTGATTGAAGCTAAATCGAAAGGGATTCCCAGCTGGTTTATTCATGCACTGACGGGCGATGAATGGCTGCTGCAGGCCAAGTTCCGCGTGGCGAAGGGGACGTTCGACCAGACGGAACTCGCTGAATCTCTCGATCTTCTCGATATCGACGATCTCGATGAACTCCCCATTTACAACCGGGCCGAGCGAGTCCGGGTGAAGGCTATGGCGGGGGGCTTGCAGGAGGTCACGATCTCTCTGGCGAAGGCTGATGATGTCGCCACACCTGCCTTCGCCAGCTTCTTCAAAGAGGCACTGGCCAGCTATCTTTCGCTGGGCGAAAAAGCCGAGGCGTCGAATCCCGAAGACCTGATGCCCTGGAAGAAACTGGGTCGCAAATGGCACGTCATGCGGAAAGGTTTTTTGAAGGGGAAAGTGCTCTGGGAACCGGCCGTTGCCGAGGCTCTGTTTGAATTGATGGAGACCACCTTCCCGGCGGCGGAAGTTGACTGGACGCAGAAGATGCTGGTGAAGTACCGCGTGGTTCCTGCCAAGGCAGACGCCAAAGCCGGTGCGAAGCCCCGCGTCCTGGCGAACATCATTACGAAACGCACTGGCAGCCTCGATCTTGAACTCTTCGCCCCTGCAGGAACCGCCGGCAGCAAACCCATCACCCTGGGAGAAATCCGCGACCTGGGTGAAGACCCCGCGATTGAAACCAACTCGGATGGCGAACAAGTCATCAAACTCAGCTTCGTGACAGCCGATCAGGTGAAGAAACCGACGCTATTGAAGCTGTTGAAGAAGCTGGGTGGAATTTAA